A DNA window from Tenuifilaceae bacterium CYCD contains the following coding sequences:
- the uppS gene encoding isoprenyl transferase translates to MALIDQINREKVPQHVAIIMDGNGRWAQQRGNQRIFGHQNGVKAVRAATEAAGEIGVKYLTLYAFSSENWNRPKSEVDALMGLLVDTINSEIDTLLKNDIRLLTIGDIDSLPKNVKEKLQDGLSRTAHCKTLTAILALSYGARNEIVEATKKIIAETKTGKINPNEINSDLFAQYLDTAGIPDPALMIRTSGEIRLSNFLLWQLAYAELYFTPVLWPDFTKDEFFKAVIEYQKRERRFGKTSEQL, encoded by the coding sequence ATGGCATTAATTGATCAGATAAACCGAGAAAAAGTTCCTCAACACGTTGCCATTATAATGGACGGCAATGGACGCTGGGCTCAACAACGAGGGAATCAGAGAATTTTTGGACATCAAAATGGGGTTAAGGCCGTAAGAGCGGCAACCGAGGCTGCTGGCGAAATAGGAGTTAAGTATCTAACCTTATATGCATTCTCTTCAGAGAATTGGAATAGACCAAAATCTGAAGTTGATGCACTAATGGGTCTGCTTGTTGACACCATTAATTCCGAAATAGATACGTTACTTAAAAACGATATTCGGTTATTAACCATAGGTGACATTGACTCACTCCCAAAAAATGTCAAGGAAAAACTCCAAGATGGATTATCCCGTACAGCACATTGCAAAACTCTCACGGCAATCCTTGCGCTCAGCTACGGAGCTAGAAACGAAATTGTTGAAGCAACCAAGAAGATTATTGCAGAAACAAAAACCGGCAAAATAAATCCAAACGAAATAAACTCTGATCTATTTGCCCAATACTTAGACACTGCAGGAATTCCTGACCCAGCACTAATGATACGAACGAGTGGTGAAATTAGACTTAGTAATTTCTTACTATGGCAACTGGCTTACGCAGAACTATACTTCACCCCTGTGCTTTGGCCAGATTTTACAAAAGATGAATTCTTCAAAGCTGTCATAGAATATCAAAAGCGAGAGCGGCGATTTGGCAAAACAAGTGAACAGCTCTAG
- the nadK gene encoding NAD kinase gives MIIAIYGKHIDPEYTSTLKDLFNQLEEHKVDIWIYSPLLNYLKDRLLFTPQVKKTYNQQEDIEGKVHFMISLGGDGTFLESVAFVQNAGIPIMGINFGRLGFLANISILEMKDAIDMLISEKYKIEKRSMIEISSESILFSEFPYALNDFTIQKSGTAMLKVNAYIDDEYLSTYWADGLIVSTPTGSTAYSLSVGGPIVSPKVSALILSAIAPHHLTVRPLVIPDTCTLKLEASGRDGNVLISLDSKNIVCKSPLTITLKKAPFQAEIICLEKTTFYKTLRGKLLWGVDKRN, from the coding sequence ATGATTATTGCCATTTACGGAAAACATATCGATCCTGAATACACAAGCACATTAAAAGATTTGTTTAATCAACTGGAAGAGCACAAGGTTGATATTTGGATATATAGCCCTTTGTTAAACTACCTTAAAGATAGATTGTTATTCACTCCTCAAGTTAAAAAAACATACAATCAACAAGAAGACATCGAAGGAAAGGTGCATTTTATGATTAGCCTAGGTGGTGATGGCACATTTCTTGAATCGGTTGCATTTGTTCAAAACGCTGGTATCCCGATTATGGGAATAAATTTTGGCCGGCTGGGTTTCTTGGCAAATATATCTATCTTAGAAATGAAAGATGCAATAGACATGTTAATCTCCGAAAAGTATAAGATTGAAAAACGTAGCATGATTGAAATTTCGTCCGAATCGATATTATTCTCTGAATTTCCATATGCGCTAAACGACTTTACAATTCAGAAATCAGGAACAGCAATGTTGAAAGTCAACGCCTATATTGATGATGAATACCTTAGCACCTACTGGGCCGATGGATTAATCGTGTCTACCCCAACAGGATCCACCGCTTACTCTCTAAGCGTAGGAGGACCAATTGTTAGTCCAAAAGTTTCCGCATTAATTCTTTCAGCAATAGCCCCGCATCATCTCACGGTTAGGCCTCTGGTTATCCCCGACACATGCACACTTAAATTAGAAGCATCGGGGCGTGATGGCAACGTGCTAATTTCTCTTGATTCTAAAAACATAGTATGCAAATCTCCATTGACAATCACTCTAAAGAAAGCACCATTTCAAGCCGAAATAATTTGCCTAGAAAAAACAACATTTTACAAGACTCTAAGAGGCAAGTTACTATGGGGAGTTGATAAACGGAATTAA
- the pdxJ gene encoding pyridoxine 5'-phosphate synthase: MTHLSVNINKIATLRNARGGNIPNVLQTAIDCQRFGAEGITVHPRPDERHIRYQDVRDIKPIITTEFNIEGYPSESFVELVLSVTPHQVTLVPDPPEALTSSNGWDTIANKDYLKKVISVFHSNGIRTSVFVNSDPEMVKNAADTKTDRVELYTEPYATNYVVNREQAVEPFVKAAIAANSVGLGLNAGHDLSLVNLNFFAKNIPNLLEVSIGHALISDALYYGLENTIQLYLKQIKF; encoded by the coding sequence ATGACCCATCTAAGTGTAAATATAAATAAAATTGCGACATTAAGGAATGCTCGCGGCGGAAATATTCCTAATGTTTTGCAAACTGCTATCGATTGCCAGCGTTTTGGAGCTGAGGGGATAACTGTTCATCCACGACCCGATGAGCGACATATTCGTTATCAGGATGTTCGCGATATCAAACCAATCATTACCACAGAGTTTAATATAGAGGGCTATCCCTCGGAATCGTTTGTTGAATTGGTGCTTAGCGTTACGCCTCATCAGGTTACCCTTGTGCCAGATCCACCAGAGGCTCTTACATCGAGCAATGGTTGGGATACTATTGCGAATAAGGATTACTTAAAAAAGGTGATCTCTGTTTTTCATTCAAATGGAATCCGTACCTCTGTATTTGTAAATTCTGATCCTGAAATGGTGAAGAATGCTGCAGATACTAAGACCGATAGGGTTGAATTGTACACTGAACCGTATGCTACTAATTATGTTGTAAATAGGGAGCAAGCTGTTGAGCCTTTTGTTAAAGCGGCAATTGCGGCAAATAGTGTTGGCCTAGGCTTAAATGCGGGTCACGATTTGAGTTTGGTGAACCTTAACTTCTTTGCTAAGAATATTCCTAATTTGCTAGAGGTTTCTATTGGACATGCTCTTATCAGTGATGCCCTTTATTATGGGTTGGAAAACACAATCCAGCTGTATTTGAAACAAATTAAATTCTAA
- the ybfF gene encoding acyl-CoA esterase: MDLFYREVGDGFPLIVLHGLYGSSDNWVSIAKQLGFKYRVILVDQRNHGNSPHSQSHTYSDLANDLYDLVRRLNLKEFHLMGHSMGGRVAMLFQTLYPNLVKSLIVVDIAPWSYSGIDAHFVDSYNEHRGIVKSMLELPLDSVYSRSDADEYLSKSIPSQKLRQFLFKNLRRDSNGQFYWSINLPVVWESLEDMLLGVDVDIRVVQSLNVLFIKGADSDYIPDDRTDEIFSFYPKARLVTINNAGHWVHAEQPEIFISTVLEFLSTV, encoded by the coding sequence ATGGATCTTTTTTACCGCGAGGTAGGAGATGGATTTCCCTTAATTGTTTTGCATGGACTGTACGGTTCGTCTGACAACTGGGTAAGCATTGCCAAGCAGCTTGGCTTTAAATATCGGGTTATTCTTGTCGATCAGCGAAATCACGGGAATAGTCCCCATAGTCAGTCGCATACATATTCCGATTTGGCCAATGACTTATATGACTTGGTTCGTAGATTGAACCTCAAAGAGTTTCATCTTATGGGACATTCTATGGGAGGTAGGGTCGCCATGTTGTTTCAAACACTTTATCCCAATCTTGTTAAATCGTTAATAGTTGTTGATATTGCACCATGGAGTTATTCTGGAATAGATGCTCATTTTGTTGATAGTTACAACGAGCACCGGGGTATTGTTAAAAGTATGCTAGAACTTCCCTTGGATAGTGTTTATTCGAGGTCAGATGCAGATGAGTATTTGTCGAAATCAATTCCCTCCCAAAAACTCCGTCAGTTTTTATTTAAAAATTTACGGAGGGATTCGAATGGACAATTTTATTGGTCAATAAACCTTCCTGTTGTTTGGGAAAGTCTTGAGGATATGCTGCTTGGTGTTGATGTTGATATTCGGGTGGTTCAAAGCTTAAACGTGCTATTCATTAAGGGAGCAGACTCCGATTACATTCCGGATGATAGAACTGACGAGATTTTTAGTTTTTACCCCAAAGCAAGACTTGTTACCATTAACAATGCAGGACACTGGGTGCATGCCGAACAGCCTGAAATATTTATAAGTACAGTGCTTGAATTTTTGTCGACAGTTTAG
- a CDS encoding 3'-5' exonuclease — MLNDIRPEDILFLDIETVPQFPEYAQLPEEHKKLWDKKAQTLIKESDTPESIYSRAGIYAEFGRIICISVGFIVNKEGIRFLRLKSFYGDDEKSLLTDFAQMLSRFEKRMGANLCAHNGKEFDFPYIARRMLINGIEIPEIINVAGKKPWEVKFLDTMELWKFGDNKHYTSLNLLTYVFGIPSPKDDIDGSQVADCYYTLGDIERIATYCEKDVLAVVQLFLRYKGLPLIDPNNIEQADT; from the coding sequence ATGCTCAACGACATCAGACCTGAAGATATCCTTTTCCTCGACATAGAAACCGTACCTCAATTTCCTGAGTACGCACAACTACCAGAGGAGCACAAAAAATTGTGGGATAAAAAGGCTCAGACTCTTATTAAAGAATCTGACACACCAGAATCCATCTACAGTAGAGCAGGCATCTACGCCGAATTCGGGAGGATAATATGCATATCCGTAGGTTTTATTGTCAACAAAGAAGGGATTCGCTTTCTGCGATTGAAATCGTTCTACGGCGATGATGAAAAATCTCTTTTAACTGATTTTGCGCAAATGCTTTCGCGATTTGAGAAACGGATGGGGGCTAACCTATGCGCCCACAATGGAAAAGAATTCGACTTCCCTTACATCGCGCGTCGAATGCTTATAAATGGAATTGAAATCCCAGAGATAATTAATGTCGCCGGGAAAAAGCCTTGGGAAGTAAAATTCCTAGACACCATGGAATTATGGAAGTTTGGCGATAACAAGCATTACACATCGTTAAATCTTTTGACTTACGTTTTTGGCATTCCCTCACCCAAGGATGATATTGATGGCAGTCAGGTTGCCGATTGCTATTATACCTTAGGTGATATAGAGAGAATTGCAACCTATTGCGAAAAGGATGTGCTTGCGGTTGTTCAACTATTCTTAAGGTACAAAGGATTACCACTCATTGACCCAAACAACATTGAACAAGCCGATACCTAA
- the udk gene encoding uridine kinase, with product MLIIGIAGGTGSGKTTVVNRIIESLPQGEVVVIPQDSYYRDSSHLPLEQRQEINFDHPDSIEFELLVEHIQKLKDGKPVEQPIYSYLTCTRAKETVTIQPRHVIIVEGILIFSCEDLRKLMDIKVFVDADADDRLSRVIARDIVERGRSINRVLERYEKTVKPMHLQFIEPTKRYADIIVPQGGNNSVAINILTSIIEKTLRSHNLL from the coding sequence ATGCTCATTATTGGTATTGCCGGAGGCACAGGTTCCGGAAAAACAACCGTTGTAAATCGAATTATAGAATCTCTTCCCCAAGGTGAAGTTGTAGTTATTCCACAGGATTCGTACTATCGCGATAGTTCACACTTACCTTTAGAGCAAAGACAAGAGATCAATTTTGACCATCCTGATTCTATTGAGTTTGAGCTACTGGTAGAGCATATACAAAAATTAAAAGATGGCAAACCCGTGGAGCAACCTATATATTCATACCTAACCTGTACTAGGGCAAAAGAAACCGTAACTATCCAGCCTCGGCATGTTATAATTGTTGAAGGGATACTTATTTTCTCATGCGAAGACTTAAGAAAGCTAATGGATATAAAAGTTTTTGTTGATGCCGATGCCGATGATAGACTATCTCGGGTTATTGCCAGAGATATTGTTGAACGTGGTCGATCTATCAACAGGGTTCTTGAACGCTATGAGAAAACAGTAAAACCGATGCACCTTCAGTTTATTGAACCGACAAAACGTTATGCTGATATAATTGTTCCTCAGGGAGGAAACAACTCCGTTGCTATAAATATTCTTACTTCAATTATTGAAAAAACGTTGCGTTCACATAATCTACTTTAG
- a CDS encoding mannose-6-phosphate isomerase produces the protein MNEGLYPLKFKPQFKERIWGGNRLRKELTKAVPREIDKCGESWEISAVQDSVSVVSNGYLAGNDLQELIEVYMGELVGDSVYEEFGVEFPLLIKLIDAQDVLSIQVHPDDETAKRVHHAYGKTEMWYVISADENAEIITGFKRDITREEYLQSLSDGLLKELLNVERVKVGDVFFIPAGRVHAIGKGVMLAEIQQTSDITYRIYDWDRVDSNGKSRDLHNDLAIDVIDFKAVKDPKWTRPNVNNKTAELINCEYFTVNRLSFTESIKRDYNALDSFVIFMCLQGEASIIYGNGAAEKISIGETVLLPADIKDVILRPAEKCSILEIFKK, from the coding sequence ATGAATGAAGGCTTATACCCATTGAAGTTTAAACCTCAATTTAAGGAAAGAATTTGGGGTGGAAATAGGTTGAGGAAAGAACTGACAAAAGCGGTTCCGCGTGAGATTGATAAATGTGGCGAAAGTTGGGAGATTTCGGCTGTGCAGGATAGCGTATCTGTTGTTTCAAATGGATACCTGGCTGGGAATGATTTGCAAGAACTTATTGAGGTATACATGGGCGAATTGGTGGGCGATTCAGTTTATGAGGAGTTTGGTGTTGAGTTTCCTTTGTTGATAAAACTTATTGATGCGCAGGATGTGCTGTCAATTCAGGTGCATCCCGATGATGAGACGGCTAAAAGAGTGCATCATGCCTATGGTAAAACTGAGATGTGGTATGTGATTTCGGCTGATGAGAATGCCGAAATAATTACAGGATTTAAGCGCGATATTACCCGGGAGGAATATCTCCAAAGTTTATCTGATGGATTGCTCAAAGAACTTCTTAATGTTGAAAGGGTAAAGGTTGGCGATGTGTTTTTCATTCCGGCAGGAAGGGTGCATGCGATTGGTAAGGGAGTTATGCTTGCTGAAATTCAGCAAACCTCCGATATCACTTATCGAATTTACGATTGGGATAGGGTAGACTCAAATGGTAAATCCAGAGATCTACACAACGATTTGGCTATTGATGTGATAGATTTTAAAGCGGTTAAAGATCCAAAATGGACTAGACCAAATGTAAATAACAAAACCGCAGAGTTGATTAACTGCGAGTATTTTACTGTTAACCGATTATCGTTTACTGAATCAATTAAAAGAGACTATAACGCGCTCGATTCGTTTGTTATTTTCATGTGTTTGCAGGGAGAGGCTTCTATTATTTATGGAAACGGAGCAGCAGAAAAGATTTCTATTGGAGAAACTGTACTTTTACCTGCCGACATAAAAGATGTCATATTACGACCTGCTGAAAAGTGCAGCATCTTAGAGATTTTTAAAAAATAA